From a region of the Paenibacillus sp. FSL R10-2734 genome:
- a CDS encoding GGDEF domain-containing protein, protein MHTTSQTPRQTHWNRVLLNAFWIILIVDLSIHFSVSQCLWGEHPETLTMGDITQSLIPDSIIVALIITLECIYRWKPLWSELAITIASHLLAVLIIINLSDELYVISLIMLLPLHISMIYMKNSYMIVTSAICLLYTVILFIRTSIYGYVPITETIFIALIFAGTALAGFAVIGRGRDLLQSLENSVKSEQELRIQNIIMDRLSKIDPLTDLYNHKTFHEYLGWLIDHQQSNPFPMQLAVMDIDNFKKVNDSYGHSVGDIVLQKVAAILLEHIGPDDFAARYGGEEFVVILTTKTIDDSHDIMKHILKTISDTPFAEMDGKSVTVSIGMHDFTATDSKNSTFQKADDALYEAKNTGKNKIIIT, encoded by the coding sequence ATGCATACTACATCTCAAACTCCTCGTCAGACCCATTGGAATCGTGTGCTACTCAATGCATTCTGGATCATCCTGATTGTCGATTTAAGTATTCATTTCTCTGTTTCTCAATGCTTATGGGGAGAACATCCGGAGACCCTAACCATGGGCGATATTACGCAGTCGCTGATTCCCGATTCCATCATAGTGGCTTTAATCATTACTCTGGAATGCATCTATAGATGGAAACCCCTGTGGTCCGAGTTAGCGATTACAATTGCGAGCCATTTATTAGCAGTTCTGATTATCATCAATCTCAGCGATGAACTGTATGTAATTTCATTAATTATGCTGCTACCGCTGCACATATCTATGATCTATATGAAGAATAGTTATATGATAGTCACTTCTGCTATTTGTCTACTGTACACAGTCATTTTATTCATCAGAACATCGATTTACGGGTACGTCCCGATCACTGAAACTATTTTTATTGCGCTTATTTTTGCAGGTACTGCCTTAGCAGGCTTCGCAGTCATCGGTCGTGGGCGTGATTTGTTGCAATCTCTGGAGAACTCGGTAAAGTCAGAACAGGAATTACGCATTCAGAATATCATCATGGACCGTCTATCCAAGATCGATCCTCTAACCGACCTTTATAATCATAAAACGTTTCATGAATACTTGGGATGGCTAATCGATCATCAGCAGAGTAATCCATTCCCAATGCAGCTAGCCGTTATGGACATCGACAATTTCAAAAAAGTAAATGATAGCTATGGACACTCCGTTGGAGATATCGTATTACAAAAGGTCGCAGCGATCTTACTCGAGCATATCGGTCCAGATGATTTTGCTGCCCGCTACGGTGGAGAAGAGTTTGTCGTCATTCTGACTACCAAAACCATTGATGATTCTCATGACATCATGAAGCATATTCTAAAAACCATCTCCGACACCCCTTTTGCGGAAATGGACGGTAAAAGTGTAACCGTCAGTATCGGTATGCATGATTTCACAGCTACAGATTCCAAAAACTCTACGTTTCAGAAGGCAGACGATGCCCTTTACGAAGCTAAGAACACGGGAAAGAACAAAATCATAATCACCTAA